The proteins below are encoded in one region of Bacteroides uniformis:
- the nth gene encoding endonuclease III: MRKKERYEKILAWFRENVPVAETELHYDNPFELLIAVILSAQCTDKRVNMITPALYRDFPTPEALAATTPDVVYEYIRSVSYPNNKAKHLVGMAQMLVKEFNSEVPDTLEELVKLPGVGRKTANVIQSVVFNKAAMAVDTHVFRVSHRLGLVSDKCTTPFSVEKELVKHIPETDIPIAHHWLILHGRYVCQARTPQCDTCGLQLMCKYYCQKYKVSKESGKDKE; encoded by the coding sequence ATGAGAAAGAAAGAGCGTTATGAAAAAATCCTTGCTTGGTTTAGGGAGAACGTTCCCGTAGCCGAAACAGAGTTGCATTATGACAATCCGTTCGAGCTGTTGATAGCAGTTATTCTCTCTGCACAATGTACGGACAAACGCGTCAATATGATTACCCCCGCCCTTTACCGGGACTTCCCTACTCCCGAAGCACTCGCCGCTACTACTCCCGACGTGGTATACGAGTATATCCGCAGCGTCTCCTATCCCAACAACAAAGCTAAACATCTTGTAGGCATGGCACAGATGTTGGTGAAAGAATTCAACAGTGAGGTACCCGATACCCTTGAAGAACTGGTAAAACTGCCCGGCGTAGGCCGCAAAACAGCCAATGTCATCCAATCCGTTGTTTTCAATAAAGCGGCTATGGCAGTAGACACACACGTGTTCCGCGTCAGCCATCGCCTGGGTCTCGTATCAGATAAATGTACAACTCCGTTCAGTGTCGAAAAAGAATTGGTAAAACATATACCGGAAACAGACATCCCCATAGCTCACCACTGGCTTATCCTGCACGGTCGCTATGTATGCCAGGCACGTACTCCACAATGTGATACCTGCGGTTTGCAATTAATGTGCAAATATTACTGCCAGAAATATAAAGTTAGCAAAGAGAGCGGCAAAGACAAAGAATAA
- a CDS encoding KdsC family phosphatase yields MSTINYDLKKIKALVFDVDGVLSANVIPMSSEGEPLRTVNIKDGYSLHLAAKQGVLLGIITGGRTEAVRKRFTSLGFEDGNIYMGSSVKIHDYHDFRDRHGLKDEEILYVGDDIPDLEVMRECGLPCCPKDAVPEVKAVARYISYAEGGYGCGRDIVEQVLKVQGLWMADEKAFGW; encoded by the coding sequence ATGAGTACCATAAACTATGATTTGAAAAAGATAAAAGCCCTTGTTTTTGATGTGGACGGTGTGCTGAGTGCCAATGTTATCCCTATGAGTTCGGAGGGTGAACCTCTGCGTACGGTCAACATAAAGGATGGTTATTCCCTGCATCTGGCCGCTAAGCAAGGTGTGTTGCTGGGTATAATTACGGGTGGACGTACAGAAGCAGTCCGCAAGCGTTTTACTTCTTTAGGTTTTGAGGATGGAAATATCTATATGGGTTCTTCTGTTAAAATCCATGATTACCATGACTTCCGTGACCGTCATGGCTTGAAGGACGAGGAAATATTGTATGTAGGTGATGATATTCCCGACTTGGAGGTGATGCGTGAGTGTGGTTTGCCGTGTTGTCCTAAGGATGCTGTGCCTGAGGTAAAGGCTGTGGCTCGCTATATTTCGTATGCAGAAGGCGGTTATGGCTGTGGTCGCGACATTGTGGAACAGGTATTGAAAGTGCAAGGGCTTTGGATGGCAGATGAAAAAGCTTTTGGTTGGTAG
- a CDS encoding Maf-like protein, with the protein MLDNLKKYKVILASNSPRRKELLAGLGVEYEVRTLPDVDESYPETLRGADIPLYISREKADAYRDMMHPDELMITADTIVWLDGQVLGKPKNREEAMQMLRDMSGRTHEVFTGVCITTTEWQRSFAAATEVRFAKLNEEEIAYYVDKYHPMDKAGAYGVQEWIGFIGVENISGSYYNIMGLPVQRLYRELLEV; encoded by the coding sequence ATGTTAGATAATCTGAAGAAATATAAGGTGATTCTTGCCTCTAACTCTCCGCGAAGGAAAGAATTGCTGGCTGGTTTGGGAGTGGAATATGAAGTAAGAACTTTGCCCGATGTGGACGAGTCTTATCCCGAAACGTTGCGGGGAGCGGATATTCCTCTCTACATATCCAGGGAAAAGGCAGATGCCTACCGTGATATGATGCATCCGGACGAATTGATGATTACAGCAGATACCATTGTCTGGCTGGATGGACAAGTTCTCGGAAAACCCAAGAATAGGGAAGAAGCTATGCAGATGTTGCGCGACATGTCCGGACGTACCCATGAAGTGTTTACCGGTGTATGCATCACTACCACTGAGTGGCAACGCAGTTTTGCGGCGGCAACAGAAGTGCGTTTTGCCAAACTGAACGAAGAGGAAATTGCCTATTATGTGGACAAATACCACCCCATGGATAAAGCCGGAGCTTATGGTGTACAAGAGTGGATTGGATTCATCGGGGTGGAAAACATATCCGGGAGTTACTATAATATAATGGGGCTCCCCGTACAGAGGCTGTACAGGGAGTTGTTGGAGGTCTAA
- a CDS encoding tetratricopeptide repeat protein: protein MNEQAIQEQYQHIVTLLKQQRLKEAQSQLEAFLWNSGDWTLRNRLEQAQTSYQYMLQYMRQGIDDPERQKLYRQILTETWEVADQARLSLLDGVSTHYYHSLRNNRERLPKEYNIAALQKVLESFPDDLAVCQLMPDNQGMDAVLQRHEQTAQVLFLSTWSNSDWSAEDEQQAKGLLESEMLPVNDLCLFTSAVMLSLMECFDTRKFSWLLDAVTHANTQVNQRALVGIAFALLFHPTRLSLYPELTARLSLLNEDGSFGKQLNRIYIELLRSQETEKIDKKMREEIIPEMMRNVNIMRNMKFGFEENPEENDLNPDWEKAFESSGLGDKIREMNELQLEGADVYMSTFAQLKTYPFFKEPYNWFYPFDMHHSSIIKEFGFKPTGDNAILSLILQSGFFCNSDKYSLCFTMAHIPQSQRTMMLSQMTSQDLDALMDESKSSALRQYAERPDVISNQYVHDLYRFFKLSQRRHEFRDIFKEEIALHRIPALKDILCKPELLITIADFHFRKEHPAEALELYKELIALNHANADIFQKAGYCLQKEKRYKEAIDAYLKADVLKPDHVWTIRHLATCYRQIRDFASALEYYKKVEAIQPENHNILFYAGSCLAELERYEEALQYFFKLDFIESNCIKAWRAIGWCSFVNGKYEQAMKYYEKILASKPLAADYLNAGHVAWRTGKIEKAAELYSKAALEYGGQEIFREMFGKDKETLVRQGISEKDIPLMMDLV, encoded by the coding sequence ATGAACGAACAAGCCATACAAGAACAATATCAGCATATCGTTACTCTACTCAAGCAGCAACGGCTGAAGGAAGCACAATCCCAACTGGAAGCCTTTCTTTGGAACAGCGGTGACTGGACACTCCGCAACCGCTTGGAACAAGCTCAGACATCCTATCAGTACATGCTGCAATACATGCGCCAGGGAATCGACGATCCTGAACGACAGAAACTATATCGCCAGATTCTGACCGAAACTTGGGAAGTCGCTGACCAGGCACGTCTGTCTCTCCTTGACGGAGTTTCCACGCACTATTACCATTCCCTGCGCAATAACCGGGAACGCCTCCCCAAAGAATACAATATTGCCGCACTGCAGAAGGTATTGGAATCTTTCCCTGATGACCTGGCCGTTTGTCAGCTGATGCCGGATAACCAAGGCATGGACGCCGTACTGCAACGGCACGAACAAACCGCCCAGGTTCTTTTCCTTTCCACATGGAGTAACAGTGACTGGTCTGCAGAAGACGAACAGCAAGCCAAAGGATTACTGGAATCAGAAATGCTTCCCGTCAATGATTTGTGCCTGTTCACCAGTGCCGTCATGCTCAGTCTGATGGAATGCTTCGATACCCGCAAATTCTCATGGTTGCTAGACGCCGTAACGCATGCAAATACGCAAGTAAACCAACGGGCTTTGGTAGGTATCGCTTTCGCACTTCTTTTTCATCCCACCCGTCTGTCGCTTTATCCCGAATTGACAGCCCGCCTTTCCCTGCTCAACGAAGACGGCAGTTTCGGCAAGCAACTGAACCGTATTTACATCGAGCTGCTCCGTAGCCAGGAAACGGAAAAGATAGACAAGAAGATGCGTGAAGAAATCATTCCGGAGATGATGAGGAATGTGAACATCATGCGCAACATGAAGTTCGGTTTTGAAGAGAACCCTGAGGAAAACGATCTTAATCCGGATTGGGAGAAAGCTTTTGAAAGTTCCGGACTGGGAGACAAGATACGGGAGATGAACGAATTACAGCTGGAAGGCGCTGACGTCTATATGAGTACGTTTGCACAACTCAAGACTTATCCGTTCTTTAAGGAACCGTACAACTGGTTCTATCCGTTCGACATGCATCACTCCAGCATCATCAAGGAATTCGGATTCAAGCCTACCGGAGACAATGCCATCCTCTCCCTTATCCTCCAATCCGGTTTCTTCTGCAATAGTGACAAGTATTCCCTTTGCTTTACAATGGCACATATACCACAGTCACAGCGTACGATGATGCTCAGCCAGATGACTTCCCAGGATTTGGATGCACTCATGGACGAAAGCAAATCTTCCGCTTTACGGCAGTATGCCGAACGACCGGATGTCATCAGCAACCAGTATGTCCACGACTTATACCGTTTCTTCAAGTTAAGCCAGCGCAGACACGAGTTCCGTGACATCTTCAAGGAAGAGATTGCCCTGCACCGTATCCCGGCACTCAAAGATATTCTGTGCAAACCCGAGCTGCTGATTACCATCGCCGATTTCCACTTCCGCAAAGAACACCCGGCAGAAGCATTGGAGCTTTATAAGGAATTGATAGCCTTGAACCATGCAAATGCAGACATTTTCCAAAAGGCTGGCTATTGCCTGCAAAAGGAAAAGAGGTATAAGGAAGCGATAGACGCCTACCTGAAAGCCGATGTACTAAAGCCCGACCATGTCTGGACAATCCGCCATCTCGCTACGTGCTACAGGCAGATAAGGGACTTTGCCTCTGCACTGGAATACTACAAGAAAGTGGAGGCAATCCAGCCGGAAAACCATAATATCCTTTTCTACGCCGGAAGCTGCCTTGCCGAACTGGAAAGATATGAAGAGGCTCTGCAATATTTCTTCAAGCTTGATTTCATCGAAAGCAATTGTATCAAAGCATGGCGTGCTATAGGCTGGTGTTCGTTTGTCAACGGCAAGTATGAGCAAGCAATGAAGTATTACGAAAAGATACTCGCCTCCAAACCACTCGCAGCAGACTATCTCAATGCCGGACATGTTGCTTGGAGAACGGGCAAAATAGAAAAAGCTGCAGAACTTTACAGTAAAGCAGCTTTGGAATATGGCGGGCAGGAGATTTTTAGAGAAATGTTCGGTAAAGACAAAGAAACACTTGTCAGACAAGGAATCAGTGAAAAAGATATCCCTCTAATGATGGATCTGGTTTAG
- a CDS encoding porin, which yields MRRILLSCILLSATCILKAQDACLNDVVNTLKDRISLSGYAQVGYTYDDAGEGTSNTFDIKRVIFMARGKITDKWSAYFMYSFANTGKILEAYTEYRFLPQLTARIGQFKTMYTIENPMSPCFVELINCYSQAVNYLAGINGSDPLYGSASGRDMGLLIYGDLFDSLMTYNLAIMNGQGINLKDKNNQKDIVGSLMVHPLKWLSVGGSFVKGKGCAVAVSSINPDIAIGENYTRNRWSAGATIKTKSVDVRTEYLAGKDGHVKSDGYYATVSAHVLPKFDVIASYDYFNKNKTISDKQTNYVAGVQYWFYPKCRLQAQYTYCNRHKGENSNLLQAQLQVRF from the coding sequence ATGAGACGAATTCTACTATCCTGCATCCTTTTATCAGCCACATGCATCCTGAAAGCACAAGATGCTTGTCTGAATGATGTAGTCAACACTTTAAAAGACCGCATTTCACTCTCCGGCTATGCCCAAGTGGGATATACATACGATGATGCGGGCGAAGGTACCAGCAATACTTTCGATATAAAGAGAGTTATCTTTATGGCGCGCGGTAAAATCACCGATAAATGGTCGGCTTACTTCATGTACAGCTTTGCCAATACCGGAAAAATTCTGGAAGCCTACACGGAATACCGCTTTCTCCCTCAACTCACAGCACGTATCGGACAGTTCAAAACCATGTATACCATTGAGAACCCGATGTCTCCCTGCTTTGTCGAATTAATAAACTGTTATTCTCAAGCCGTCAATTACCTGGCCGGTATCAATGGCAGTGATCCGTTGTATGGCTCTGCAAGCGGTCGTGATATGGGATTGTTAATTTATGGAGACTTGTTCGACTCTTTGATGACTTATAACCTTGCCATCATGAACGGACAAGGCATCAACCTAAAAGATAAAAACAATCAGAAAGATATTGTAGGCAGCCTTATGGTACATCCATTGAAATGGTTGTCCGTCGGCGGTTCCTTTGTTAAAGGGAAAGGATGCGCCGTAGCCGTTTCTTCCATTAATCCAGACATAGCCATAGGAGAGAATTACACCCGAAACCGCTGGTCGGCAGGTGCCACCATCAAAACAAAATCCGTAGATGTACGTACAGAATACTTGGCCGGAAAAGACGGACACGTTAAAAGTGACGGTTACTATGCAACCGTATCTGCCCATGTGCTTCCCAAATTTGACGTAATAGCCTCTTATGACTATTTCAACAAAAATAAAACTATTTCCGATAAACAGACCAATTATGTAGCAGGTGTACAGTATTGGTTCTATCCCAAATGCCGTCTGCAAGCCCAGTATACATACTGTAACCGCCATAAAGGAGAAAACTCAAACCTGCTTCAAGCACAGTTGCAAGTTCGTTTCTGA
- a CDS encoding DUF4026 domain-containing protein → MIFKKKKTVLEEQPLCYWEESSYMMAVPKGGGMDLSVRLFERVAAISGVELLKKRLPDEDEPGYMEVGYDGEVYEIGFYEGDFSMPDMFNRRDYYFTDEELYAIGRADRALTVFMKFGVDGQKSYHLQLKIAVAMVPDLLAIVDESAEKLVCARWATLAADSAVVPGTSVLFTVHAVTDEGGEVWLHTHGLNRCGLYELEILKSDKENYNNHYYLISALASHLLDKDDRTSEPGVGVYIGMLNDRLPIVATYVSWTKALDEYRSLVLGSADDREEGHNGRTAPVFIYTSEDDEKKGRLRKVSEYDSMWGENPLFFISTRETNRMSALARERFGLVKYMAKKDEGSILLKIGLKTDSAEQADDREHIWFKLLEFDGERFKGQLIQEPYDVSHMHEGDEGWFTVEDVTDWIIYLEEFSVTPDTAYLLV, encoded by the coding sequence ATGATTTTTAAGAAAAAGAAAACGGTTCTCGAAGAACAGCCGCTGTGCTACTGGGAAGAGTCCTCTTATATGATGGCAGTGCCTAAGGGGGGTGGAATGGATTTGTCGGTACGGCTTTTTGAGCGCGTGGCTGCTATCTCTGGAGTGGAATTGTTGAAAAAACGTTTGCCTGATGAAGACGAACCGGGATATATGGAAGTAGGATATGATGGCGAAGTGTATGAAATAGGTTTCTATGAAGGTGATTTTTCAATGCCTGATATGTTTAATCGTCGGGATTATTATTTCACTGACGAAGAACTATATGCTATTGGCAGAGCCGATAGGGCACTTACGGTGTTCATGAAGTTCGGCGTTGACGGGCAGAAGTCCTACCATCTGCAACTGAAGATTGCTGTAGCTATGGTGCCCGACCTGCTTGCCATTGTGGACGAAAGTGCCGAGAAACTGGTTTGTGCTCGGTGGGCCACTCTGGCTGCCGACTCGGCGGTAGTTCCCGGAACGAGTGTTTTGTTCACGGTACATGCTGTGACCGATGAAGGAGGCGAGGTGTGGTTGCATACGCACGGATTGAACCGTTGCGGTTTGTATGAACTTGAGATTCTGAAATCAGACAAGGAGAATTACAACAACCATTATTACTTGATTTCCGCCCTTGCTAGTCATCTGCTCGATAAAGACGATAGGACTTCCGAACCTGGTGTTGGCGTATATATCGGGATGTTGAATGACCGTTTGCCGATAGTGGCCACCTACGTTTCGTGGACAAAGGCGCTGGATGAGTACCGAAGCCTCGTTCTTGGCAGTGCGGACGACCGTGAGGAGGGACACAACGGCCGTACGGCACCCGTGTTCATCTATACGAGTGAGGACGACGAGAAGAAAGGCAGACTGCGGAAGGTGTCCGAATACGATAGCATGTGGGGTGAGAATCCGCTATTCTTTATTAGTACCCGTGAAACCAATCGCATGAGTGCGTTGGCTCGCGAGCGTTTCGGTCTTGTGAAATACATGGCAAAGAAGGACGAAGGCTCTATCTTGCTTAAAATTGGCTTGAAGACAGACAGTGCCGAGCAGGCTGACGACCGCGAACATATTTGGTTTAAGCTGTTGGAGTTTGATGGAGAGCGTTTCAAGGGACAGCTTATACAAGAACCTTACGACGTCAGCCACATGCACGAGGGTGATGAAGGGTGGTTTACGGTAGAGGATGTGACCGACTGGATAATCTATTTAGAGGAATTTTCGGTTACTCCGGATACCGCCTATCTGCTTGTATGA
- a CDS encoding Rossmann-like and DUF2520 domain-containing protein — MAGRSIEDMSIAFIGAGNLATNLAKALYRKGFRIVQVYSRTKESAQGLAQTVEAAYTTELQAVTKEAQLYIVSLKDAAFVELLPQIVSGKENALWVHTAGSIPMNIWQGHVARYGVLYPMQTFSKQREVDFGQIPCFVESNSEEDVQLLKDIASALSEKVYEASSEQRKSLHLAAVFTCNFTNHMYVLAAELLKKYGLPFEAMLPLIDETARKVHELEPLAAQTGPAVRYDENVIDEHLRMLADEPQMLELYREISENIHRLAIR; from the coding sequence ATGGCAGGAAGAAGTATAGAAGATATGTCCATTGCCTTTATCGGTGCCGGAAATCTAGCTACTAATCTGGCAAAAGCTCTTTATCGGAAAGGGTTTCGTATTGTGCAGGTCTACAGCCGTACAAAAGAATCGGCGCAGGGATTGGCACAGACGGTGGAAGCTGCATATACCACGGAGCTGCAGGCGGTTACGAAGGAGGCGCAGCTTTATATCGTTTCGCTGAAGGACGCGGCTTTTGTAGAATTATTACCCCAGATTGTTTCTGGAAAGGAGAATGCTTTATGGGTGCATACAGCCGGCAGTATTCCTATGAATATTTGGCAGGGGCATGTTGCGCGTTATGGAGTGCTTTATCCGATGCAGACTTTCAGTAAGCAGCGTGAAGTGGATTTTGGACAGATACCGTGTTTTGTGGAAAGCAACTCGGAAGAGGATGTGCAGCTTCTGAAGGACATTGCTTCCGCCCTATCGGAAAAAGTGTATGAAGCAAGTTCTGAGCAGCGCAAAAGTTTGCATCTGGCGGCTGTGTTTACGTGCAATTTTACCAATCACATGTATGTGTTGGCTGCTGAACTGCTGAAAAAGTACGGGTTGCCGTTCGAGGCAATGCTCCCCTTGATAGACGAGACGGCCCGCAAGGTGCATGAGCTGGAACCGCTTGCCGCACAGACAGGACCGGCTGTGCGCTATGATGAGAATGTCATTGACGAGCATCTGCGGATGCTTGCCGATGAGCCGCAAATGCTGGAACTATATCGGGAGATTAGCGAGAATATACATCGGTTGGCAATAAGATAA
- a CDS encoding GNAT family N-acetyltransferase, with translation MPLKLTTYYRGSKVPDLPGTNTFHSTELFRIYEETPGYTPILIVASEDDKPVAKLLAAIRKSVRMFPPGIIKRCEVYGTGEYFNNEADKETIFSDMLQRLTNEALRDSFLIEFRNLENAMFGYKSFRDNQYIAINWLRVRNSLHSVEKVEERFSPSRIRQIKKGLKNGAQVREARTKEEILCFAQMLRHVYSSKIRRHFPSIKFFQHLENQLTKGQQSKIFIVIYKEKIIGGSACIYSDDSAYLWFSGGMRKTYALQYPGILAVWKALDDAKQRGYRHLEFMDVGLPFRKHGYREFVLRFGGKQSSTRRWFRFRWNWLNRVLIKMYE, from the coding sequence ATGCCCCTCAAACTCACTACATATTACCGTGGGAGCAAGGTTCCTGACCTGCCAGGCACCAACACCTTCCATTCCACAGAGTTGTTCCGAATCTACGAGGAAACTCCGGGGTATACCCCCATACTCATTGTGGCATCCGAAGATGACAAGCCCGTTGCGAAACTGCTTGCCGCCATACGTAAAAGTGTCCGCATGTTTCCACCCGGCATCATCAAAAGATGTGAGGTGTACGGTACGGGAGAATATTTCAATAACGAGGCAGACAAAGAGACTATCTTCAGTGACATGCTGCAAAGGCTTACCAATGAAGCATTGCGCGATTCTTTTCTCATCGAGTTCCGCAACCTGGAAAATGCCATGTTCGGATACAAATCTTTCCGAGACAACCAATACATCGCCATCAATTGGCTGCGGGTGCGCAACTCGTTGCACAGCGTCGAAAAGGTGGAAGAGCGTTTCAGCCCGTCACGTATCCGGCAAATCAAGAAAGGCCTCAAAAACGGTGCCCAAGTGCGGGAAGCACGTACCAAAGAGGAGATTCTCTGTTTCGCCCAGATGTTGCGCCACGTATATTCTTCCAAGATACGGCGCCACTTCCCCAGTATCAAGTTCTTTCAGCATCTCGAAAACCAGTTGACAAAAGGGCAGCAAAGCAAAATCTTCATCGTCATTTATAAGGAGAAGATTATCGGTGGCAGCGCATGCATTTATTCAGATGATAGCGCCTATCTATGGTTCTCAGGTGGCATGCGCAAGACTTATGCCCTGCAATATCCGGGGATTCTTGCCGTATGGAAAGCACTGGATGATGCCAAACAACGCGGATACCGCCACTTAGAGTTCATGGACGTGGGACTTCCCTTCCGTAAACATGGCTACCGTGAGTTCGTTCTCCGCTTTGGAGGAAAACAAAGCAGCACCCGACGCTGGTTCCGTTTCCGTTGGAACTGGCTGAATCGGGTGCTGATAAAGATGTATGAATGA
- a CDS encoding nitroreductase family protein, which produces MESFSELIKARRSMRKFTEEELTQEQVVTLMKAALMAPTSKRSNAWQFIVVDEKDKLKELSYCKEQASQFIADAALAVVVVADPLASDVWIEDASIASIYLQLQAEDMGLGSCWVQVRERFTASGMPSGEYVHEVLDIPLQLQVLSVIAIGHKGMERKPFNEDNLQWEKIHINKYGGK; this is translated from the coding sequence ATGGAAAGTTTCAGTGAATTGATAAAAGCCCGCCGCAGCATGCGGAAGTTTACAGAAGAAGAATTGACACAAGAACAAGTCGTCACTTTGATGAAAGCTGCTTTGATGGCACCCACGTCGAAGCGTAGCAATGCATGGCAGTTCATAGTGGTGGACGAGAAGGATAAATTGAAGGAATTGTCCTATTGCAAGGAGCAGGCATCGCAGTTCATTGCCGATGCGGCACTGGCTGTAGTGGTTGTTGCCGACCCGCTGGCAAGCGATGTGTGGATAGAAGATGCCTCCATTGCTTCCATCTACCTGCAACTTCAGGCCGAAGATATGGGGCTGGGAAGCTGCTGGGTGCAGGTGCGCGAACGTTTTACGGCTTCCGGTATGCCTTCCGGCGAGTATGTGCACGAGGTGTTGGATATTCCTTTGCAGTTGCAGGTGCTTAGTGTTATTGCTATCGGCCATAAGGGGATGGAGCGCAAGCCTTTCAACGAAGACAATCTGCAGTGGGAAAAGATACATATCAATAAGTACGGAGGAAAGTAA
- a CDS encoding phosphoglycerate kinase, with the protein MMTIDQFNFAGKKAFVRVDFNVPLDENFNITDDTRMRAALPTLKKILADGGSVIIGSHLGRPKGPADKFSLKHILKHLEELLGVEVQFANDCMGEEAAVKAAALQPGEVLLLENLRFYAEEEGKPRGLAEDATDEEKKAAKAAVKESQKEFTKKLASYADCYVNDAFGTAHRAHASTALIAKYFDKDNKMFGYLMEKEVKAVDKVLNDIQRPFTAIMGGSKVSSKIEIIENLLNKVDNLIIAGGMTYTFTKAMGGKIGISICEDDKLDLALDLVKKAKEKGVNLVLAVDAKIADSFSNDANTKFCPVDEIPDGWEGLDIGPETEKIFADVIKNSKTILWNGPTGVFEFENFTHGSRAVGEAIVEATKNGAFSLVGGGDSVACVNKFGLASGVSYVSTGGGALLEAIEGKILPGIAAINE; encoded by the coding sequence ATTATGACAATTGATCAATTTAACTTTGCCGGAAAAAAGGCATTCGTTCGTGTGGACTTCAACGTACCCTTGGACGAAAACTTCAACATTACAGATGATACCCGTATGCGTGCCGCTCTTCCTACATTGAAGAAGATTTTGGCCGATGGCGGTAGTGTAATTATCGGTTCTCACCTCGGTCGTCCGAAAGGCCCGGCTGACAAGTTCTCCTTGAAGCACATTCTGAAGCATCTCGAAGAGTTGTTGGGTGTTGAGGTGCAATTTGCTAACGACTGTATGGGCGAAGAAGCTGCCGTAAAGGCTGCTGCTCTGCAACCGGGTGAAGTGTTGTTGCTCGAGAACCTCCGTTTCTACGCTGAAGAGGAAGGCAAACCCCGCGGTTTGGCTGAAGATGCTACAGACGAAGAAAAGAAGGCTGCCAAAGCTGCTGTTAAGGAAAGCCAGAAAGAATTCACCAAGAAATTGGCTTCTTATGCAGATTGCTATGTAAACGACGCTTTCGGTACCGCTCACCGTGCACACGCTTCTACTGCATTGATCGCTAAATATTTCGACAAGGACAACAAAATGTTCGGTTACCTGATGGAAAAAGAAGTAAAGGCTGTTGATAAAGTTTTGAACGATATCCAACGTCCGTTTACTGCCATCATGGGTGGTTCCAAAGTTTCTTCCAAGATTGAAATCATTGAAAACCTGCTGAACAAGGTAGACAACCTGATTATTGCCGGCGGTATGACTTATACTTTCACCAAAGCCATGGGCGGCAAAATCGGTATTTCTATCTGCGAAGATGACAAACTGGATTTGGCTCTTGACCTGGTGAAGAAAGCAAAAGAAAAAGGCGTAAACCTTGTTTTGGCTGTTGATGCCAAGATTGCCGATTCTTTCTCCAACGATGCCAACACCAAGTTCTGCCCGGTTGACGAAATTCCTGATGGCTGGGAAGGTCTTGATATCGGTCCTGAGACTGAAAAGATCTTTGCAGATGTCATCAAGAACTCCAAGACTATCCTTTGGAACGGTCCGACGGGTGTATTCGAATTCGAGAACTTCACTCACGGTTCACGCGCTGTAGGCGAAGCTATCGTAGAAGCTACCAAGAACGGTGCTTTCTCACTCGTAGGTGGCGGTGACTCTGTAGCTTGTGTCAACAAGTTCGGCTTGGCAAGCGGCGTGTCTTACGTATCTACCGGTGGCGGTGCATTGCTTGAAGCAATCGAAGGAAAAATCCTTCCGGGTATCGCTGCTATCAACGAATAA